The nucleotide window TTTACCCACCTTTAATAATAGTTACAACAACTTGAAACACCGACAACCATAACAATAACCAGTAGCTAGTTGAGTTGGCCTTATCATTCCACATTGTATCATCATCTAGCAACGCTTCCTAACTCTCAAGGCACACTTCACTAAaaaagtgatttaaaaaaaaaaaaaaattgttcagGAAGCTTTGAGGTTTGAAGGAGTCTAGTCTACCTTCCTAGAATAAGAATTAAGTGAATGATATCAAATTATCAATTCAGACTAATATCTTAGTCATTAATCAAGCTAGGCTATTGGttaagaattttattattattattattttttgttggTATACGCAAGTTAACCATAAGATTCCTATATGCTGTAAGCATACTAATTGAGCCAACTCCAATTAGTCGTCTCAtataaatttattgatttttttcaTCTAAATTgggggaatttttttttttttaattttctatagtTTCATCCTACCATGAAATCAGTGGTTTACATGGTAGTTTTTTTCGTTTAATTTCGACGAGAAGTCGGACTTAATATTTCATAatcttagaaataatttaaataacattTTTTCAATCTTTGACTAAACATATGAGGAGAGAGATAGGTAATGGTTACCTAATCGTGAATAAAATATGAAAAGTGGAAATTGGGAGttcattaaattatataaaaaataataattaaaaaaaaaaaactctgaaCCATCCCTATGTGACTCTTTCGGAGGAGGTGATCTTTACTCTTAAGCCTATAAATACAAGCTCTACTTCTCACATCTCCTCACCCAAAAACATCCTACAAATCACCAATTTCTCCTTATTGTTGTCATTTAAAATCCTATATTATCTTAGGCTACAATGGGTGTTTTCACTTATGAAGAGGAAGTGACTAGCACAGTACCTGCTCATAGGCTGTTTAAGGCTATAGCCCTTGAATCTGACATCATTATCCCTAAAGTTGCACCTCATGCCATCAAGAGCTCTGAGATTATTGAAGGAGATGGAGGTCCAGGAAGTATCAAGAAGATTACTTTCGCTGAAGGTTAGTAGATTATTTATACATAAATATTCTTTTGCCTCTGCCCTCCAAAATGTGTACATACAGAAACTTTTGCCTTTGCTTAATCAATATATATTAATTCATTTGATTCTAACAAGTGTTTGAACTTGAGATCTTACAATTCTAGAGACGACTTCAGTAATATTAGCATTTGAATGTCCTTGCAGGCAGCCAATTCAAGTATGTGAAGCACAAGATTGAAAAACTTGACAAAGAGAGCTTTACCTATGGCTACACCATAATTGATGGTGATGCTTTGGCGCACACACTTGAGAAAATCAGTTATGAGACCAAGTTTGTGCCAATTCCTGATGGAGGATGCATCTGCAAGGGCATTAGCAAGTACTACACAAAGGGTGATTTTGAGATCAAGGAAGAAGACATCAAGGTTGGCAAAGAAAAGGCTAGGGGAATGTTCAAGGCTATTGAAGCTTACCTCTTGGCAAATCCTGATGCCTAGAACATTTTTATCACAAGCGGTTATAATCAGTTAAAAAGTTTgggtttcattttttttttttttttttttttttttttttttttttttttttttttaattgtgtgTGTCAAGTTAAACTTTCATTTGGCTTGATAATAAGTGTTCGTGGAGTGATGACTGATGATGATCGTTTGTTACAAGGCAAGGCTTGTGTTGTTGCATGGATTGGACAGTGAAAGTTGTATTGTTTTCAATATATGATAATAAAAACTACTAAGGATTATTTCAGACAAATCTGTTCATTATGAATTCTGAGTTTCACATGTTAGTTTGCCATTCTAACATACCTAGTCAATGAGTGGCAAATAGGccaccaaattttttttttttaagttataaagtaatttaaaaaaaaaaacttagcatAAAAACATCTAATTAAACccaaatcaataaaatatttaattaaaatattttattttttttttaaatttgaatctaagaaaaacctaaatttaaaatctaataattataaaaataattataaaattgtaTAAACTCAACTTGTCCAAATTTTATTGAATGTTGACCAAGTTTGTTCAAAATTAAGTAATAAGTCTCCATCGTTTGGTTTCAACTTCATTGAAAT belongs to Hevea brasiliensis isolate MT/VB/25A 57/8 chromosome 4, ASM3005281v1, whole genome shotgun sequence and includes:
- the LOC110633095 gene encoding major allergen Pru av 1, translating into MGVFTYEEEVTSTVPAHRLFKAIALESDIIIPKVAPHAIKSSEIIEGDGGPGSIKKITFAEGSQFKYVKHKIEKLDKESFTYGYTIIDGDALAHTLEKISYETKFVPIPDGGCICKGISKYYTKGDFEIKEEDIKVGKEKARGMFKAIEAYLLANPDA